The genomic interval GACCCGAGAAAGaatttacaccttccgctagattcagggcactcttccctatgtcagagtcccagcagggtgtctggggaccaccgcctaaagttgacgtggcagttgccaaactatcccgctggacagtcctgccagccgaggacggctcaagcctgcaggacccgttggaccgccgcgtagaggggtccctgaggcgggcatactctgtcgcctcgtcacaggcctccgtggccatatcggctaatgaggtggtctctgccctacaggccgaactatcttcccttgctagggacatagacacgggggtccaccgggacgacctcctatcggctatgaccgatattaatttactggtggaccacttggctgaatcctccaggtcgcaactaaaactcgcctccaaatctatggccctcaccactgtggccaggcgaccgttgtgggttaaaccatggagggtggacaacgcctccagactagggatttgtaccctgccctttgagccaggtaggctttttggtaaagccctggacaaaatcatggaggatctggcggacactaaaaccaaaaatctgccgcagccacctgaaaggagaagaactgcctttcggggccgaggatcctccaccagaggcttcagggggcgtggacgctccactccccagggcagaggtagaggacgcggcactttccgcgatcgtaagaaggatccctgacccatcagtggtctgccatcctgggagaaatcgggcccgtccatctagggccccgacgcaaaggtcccagggtcatttgctacatcaaggctccaccggccgagagaacatcttgccctttttagggccccaaacaacttcatctttgaatacccgtccagaaggatctctctctagacttcttggtttccagaatcctgggcaaaggactcaggttcatcttcgacctAGACTGCTCCCGCCACGGGATGCGGTTTCCTTAAgggaccttcaggccaggtatactcgcaggttctctcatagctcggcccaggaccttagatcaaagggacgaacacccagatggaaaatcttgtcctcaaatttccaccctcccagacggcagaacttcagaccccctatttccaggggagtagtatccacgggtcttcccccagccccctagtaaggctggggagccctttaatgggacagagggcttctctaagccaggatcaaggaagacccgttaggattttttacgattccatcaaatctaatccagttccggggattcaccagggactctcctacctggaggcaccttctctatgtcaagaagctgcgagtccggaatcgctgtccctagggactaaaaaagcctatccagtgaaccatcagtgcccagccatgattggcccggcagacccatcttcgcgatggcaggtcctcggtcaggtttacctagaccctgttgaccacagatgcctccctgtccaggggagctcatctgggggagaccctggtacagagcacctggcgttacctgaagagaacgcgcttacccagctggcgagagaTTACCAGAGCTCAAGTGAAGCTTCTGACATGGACTGTACAGTTTCGGGCGTAAAggaccaggacggacagcctgatcatagccaattacggtcattccagacggaagatgagagccctctccacgttaccagacgccaggatcctcatctattcggatctatgaatctcccagcggccagcggttcagattccaggttacagtctgcgggactgactcaccagaatgtggatgaccttagccaggtcatcccccgaccagggtgctctccactttcctaccaaaggatgaggtctccccgaggtggatctgatggccacctcaaacagcgccgcaatagaggaacgttgctccccagttcgggaagacaatcctccggcgctgtatgccctgtcaataccggggaggttcagacggaagtgcgtctaccctcatcaactgaggattcggaaggtattgacaaaacgcaggcagaaccagagcttggcaaggagctcgccattctggttagaaagggcatggttcaccgtcttcactctcatgagacggaggaacacctggaggcttccaccagtgtaaactctggtaatccggaacagtcggccctatcaaggcctgaacagatgcaacctcactgcctggagggtagccagcctttagctggcaaaagaggattatcccagggagtgctaagaactttggcgcactcaagagcggagtcaactaaccagagctaccggagggtcacccgaatctttcagaactggtgttcgagtaaccagcgcgaccctgataggaatgcagtcttggagttcctacaagacggcctggagaaggggctagcacctgctaccttgaaagtccaagtctcagctctgtccgctctcctggagacccggctagcactagatcctctgattaaacaatttctaagaggggctagtagacttcgtcctcaggtgcagtctccggtcccgagctgggacctggccgcagttctgcaggggctctgtgcgccccccttcgagcccctagctgaagtggatttgaagtacctagcatacaagataactttcctgttggcaataacctccgccaagagggtcggtgagctacaagccctagcggcttctgagccatttataaccttctttccagacagagtgcaactaaggttcgtcccaggattcttgccaaaggtacccacacctcagaacattaaccaggcaatcgtcttaccagcgtttttcccctctcccacctctgagtgggaagaaaggatgcacaagttggacttggtgagagcgttgcagatttatcttgagcggactgcgtcctttcggaagtcggagaatttgctgatcaatgtgtttggccacaccaaggggaccaaagcatccaaaccaactctatcaagatggattagagaagccattatctgctccctacgtgctcaggacctcccggtaccagaccttatccgtgcccatgccacccgagcagtggcgacatcatgggccgagagacgttttctttccttggaacagatatgtgcagcggcttcttggagttctcagctaactttcgccaaacattatagacttgagtggcgaacaagggagtccacagcatttggacattcagtattggcatcagcttgccaggatcacccgccctagggtaaagtgatacttgctaaatccccagttgtgctgctgttgggcgtagggggaacgaaagattgtgaatgacaatctgttttcccttagcccaaacagcagcacaaggctccctccctatgctgtatttgtactatttgtttgtactatgtcatattactcctgttaaatagatgtctaaaactttttacttgctactaacacaaaggggagttggtcctctgacctcttataggggttgattgctgttaggtaattaaatattccacctgtcctaacagctcataggggcaggattaccccagttgtgctgctgtttgggctaagggaaaacagattgtcattcacaatctttcgttctcaATGAGTAATGGATCCCAAGTAATTTTACAGATCTCAAGGATCTTGCAGTTTGTAATGTAACATCTTGAAGGAACTTTACATTCTATTGCTACCGACATGATTCTGCTTTGTATCTAAGATCTGCAAGATATGATGTTCCTAATACAGTTCCCCACGAGAAGTAGTGACCTGGATATTTTAATCTACGAAAGCAGAAGGTAGCTAAATTTGGATCAGAACGTGCCAATCTACTTAAGAAACAGCTACATGGGGTGGAAGCTGCTGCTGAAGAAATATGGTGTCTTCTGCAGAAAGACAGCTTATTACTGCATGTGCAGAAATCACAGCCATGTCAGGGGGTGCTTTGGTGACAGGTTAGGTGGGAAATTTCTAAATAGTGTTTTTATGGGGGTTGTCTGCCTTATCTATAGTAATGGACTAGAGGGGGCTCCCCCACTTGGTACTATATAACCCAGAGTGACTATAAGGATAGTCTCTGTATCTCTGGCACGTCCACTCCATATGACCAGCCCACTGATTTCAATCAGAACATAAAGGAGTTATGCCACAGAGAATGTTCATATTCTGTTCATACGATTGAGGATAAATAGCTGATTTGGTGGGGGCCTCACCGATCCTGAAAACAGGCGTGTTcgcctaaggctaagaccccacgttgtggtaacgcagctttttttgttgcagattttgttgcagtttttctgagccaaagccaagttgATTGAGCAGAATATAGAAGTataggaacttcctatatatttcccattctatttgtagccactcttggctttggctcaaaaaactcctacaaaatatgcaacaaaaaaagttgagttTCTACAATGTGGAGCCTGAGGCTAAGACACTTTTAATATACTTCCCCCAATGTATTCTAAAAATAGACATGTATGCACTGTTTAATAGTTCTTTTTTGTTTGTGTCAATAAGGCCTAAtatgtttttatctattttttaattaatttttttgtcccctaggtggcttgaaccaGCAATCTTCAGATTGCTTATGCCATGAATTGcagtattataataaaatagctgTATGACTATTTAGCCCTGCCATTGCCTGGGCTCCATTGTAAGGCTTGGAACCTTCATAAGGCTTCGGGCTGCCATAGCAACTGAACAGCTCCTGCATTCTTACAATGCTGGAGCTGTTTAGTTCAGAGAAATCAAAGTAAACTAACCTTTCGGATGCCCTAGTCACATCTGACCAGACATCTaagagtttaaagggatcctatcactcagacacaattttttctaggtaccaggctggaatagccttaagaaaggctattcgtcttctacctttcatcgtcttctccgcgccgcagttcgcctacaatcccagtatttctcagtatgcaaattagctctcttgcagcactgggggcgtccctaatgctgcgagagaactctctccagtgccacctccatcttcgtcagcagcgtcctcttcagcctcttcttttagaggtggcttgtaacttctacgCCTTGGGccttaggcagagcagactgcacatgcccacaggccaccagGAAATGGcaccttgcacagtattgtaagcagccattttctcggggtctgtgggcatgcgcagtctgctctgtccaaggcccaaggcctagaagttacaagccaccgctggaagaagaggctgaagaggacgctgctgacaaagatggagacggcgctggaaagggttctctcgcagtattgtgGATactcccaatgctgtttgagcgctggggcctgcctccagtgctgtgagagagcaaatttgcataccgagaaaaccctggattgtaggcgaacggcggtgtggagaagacgacgaaaggtaggagacgaatagcctttcttaaggctacctagaaaaaattgtgtttgagtgataggatccctttaagtatataacTCAAAGTAGTGCTCACTGATGTCCCTCCTCTGGAGAAGTTGGGCAGTGCAGGTAGAAGCTGGCCCCTCAGGCTATGTGGCAAGGGATTCCCTCACCGATCCTGCTGTCTTCACCTAGCAGTCACACCGCTAGTAATGTTTACTAGGTGAAGCTATTTTTTTCTTAAGGTGGCCATAGGACTAATCGTATATGGCAACAAGATTAAAAAGTCTTGGCGTGATCTGCAAGTTCCTTGTGCCACTGGTGACTATTTTGGTCATCTCAATCCCTGCATTTGAATCTTTTTCTCCATTCTCAAGGCCAAGGAACAGGGTCTCTGGAGGTGGGACCTACATTAATAAGATGGCAATTCATGGAATATCCTATAAATATTCATAAACTTCTTAAATGCAAAAGTCCCTGTTTATAAGACTGCCGTACCACCATGGTATTTTGCGGCGGACAATCAGAAGACTTAGCAATGCATTTTACAAAATCATGTGGTTCAGGAAGATTTTAATGTGCCATGTTGCAAGCAACAAAACCATTTGTAACTATTATGACAAACCTTTTAAGTGCCAAAAAGCCCTCGCAGGGGCTAAATCCCAATGCTGTGGGGTGCAGCCACATCATCATAAAGTGCAAAAGTGTCACCATAATAACAAAACAAAAGTGGTCACCGAAACACACGTTGTAATGCTGCTTTTGCAAGACAATGGAACGACTAACTGATAAATAGGCTTGTGCACTGCAACTCCCCATCAAAGTGCTCCACAGTAAAGGTTAGGTGGCAAGTTCGTGGCACACAGCCTCCCCGGAAAGGTATTTTAAGGAGTGGTGGATGGAGGTGTATTTTAAGGCGGCAGGGGAAATTCTGTGCTTATGAAAGAAGTCATGTTAATCGGAGTCTGTCCCAAAATGTCCTCTCTGCTTATGGAGAGTTGATGATGTTCATCCAGTTCTTCATGCGGTCCTACATTCATGGAGGGGCTTGTCCTCTGGGTTCTTCTAGGCAACCAATTAACATGTGCTGGTAACTGTTCAAGACACAATACTAAATTACTAAGGGCAGGGTTGCTGCTTCTTATTTCTATTATACCCTTGTATCTTCAAGCACCAGGTAGATCTTCTATATGAGATGATTGGCAGTCTGTCATGGCTACTGTACTGGGGCTCTCCAACTTATCTATTGATGTACTACGGTATATTCATTCTACAGCTGGTAGTGTTATGGTGTCTTAGTACAGTCTGTAGCTCTAACAAGTCTCCAGTTTATCTTCTGTCTTGTGTTACTTGCACTTGTAGGAGTAGATGATGTTCATCCAAGGTCCACTACTTACAGGTTTCTACTATAAATAAGTCCCTGCCCTGGACCTCTACTGAGCTGCACACGCTGAGCAAGCCCTATCTATCATCCCAGAGactagtagtactagtagtagtagtagtagtagtagtagtagtagtagtactgagATGGCCCCATTTGAGTCTCTGTGGTTAATGCAAATTTGAGAGCTATGGCCTTGGCACTTTCTGTGGTCCAATCCCTGATATGGATGATAAGAGGGCAGCAGGAACCAACTTCGGTGAGCTAAAGGCTTTCTTATTGTTAGTTCTCTTTGGATCTCTCTGCAGCGAGGAACGTGTCCAGCAGTCCTCCTTGCAGCTCTGAGTCACTTAGATGTTTCTTTTCCCTTTCAGCTCTTGACCGGGTCCAAGATGGAGAACGAAGATACCCGGCTCTAGGGAGTGGAGGTAACTGCAGACCTGTATATAAAAAGGGGATATCAGAGAAAAATTACTGGTTACAACCGTGATATCTTTAATGTCTCTGATCACTGTCCTCTTTGTAGAACAAGGTCATGGTTTGCTGCTGAGAGCTGATGTAACACCTTAGACATTCAGCACACGCTCACACTCCAACTGGAATGGTTTAATGAAAAGCTGATTAGCCCTGGGTTATATGCGGCGTGTCGGCTGGTCTGGAATAGTGGTCATTAATCTTAGTCTGCTCAATCTCATAGATTCCTATTCTCTTACCACCCCTGTTTCTGAACAAAGAGCTTGTAcagaattagaaaacatggctactGTCTTCTTAATACAGATCACAATTGTCCAAAGGTTGTGATATGGCAGCTCTGCTCTATTCACTTCAAAACAATACAACCCGTGGATAAAATTGGcacttttttggaaaaaaaaaacatccatattTTTCTCATGCCGAAAAACTTATTTAAAGTGTAGCAGACATTTGCcacatgaaagaaaaaaaaagaccgcATCAAGTGCAACGCATGGTAAAACATTTTATTGAGGGTTGGATGTTGTGTGGGCAGACGTAacaactatatactgtacacttttGAGTCTATTTGACTGTTGAATAAGCTGCAAGTACCACAAAACCTTCCTAGGGGGATCCTTCAGATGCAAATGAAAGGGATTGCCTCATTTCAGGGTTTTACCTGCTcgcctctcccctccacttcttGGTTTCAGTGTGATATTAGTGGCCGAGGTTAGTCTGTGGATGTACAGGTTCAGCCTGCTTGTactgttatctctggatttacatacagagataacagaggcaCTCATCAAGcaacattctatactatatcagGGCTCAGTATCTGTAAACACTTTGCAGAGCTGACAGAAAGTCCCATTCGCTGCCAATCACAAGGAAGATAAACAAGGACTGAGGCCACTAGATATCAGAGGTGGTCTGAACCCTAAGTAAGAAGCTAAGTAACAAGAGGATACGCATTCAGCAATACCTGACAATTGAAGCAAGATTGGTAAAGCAATAtagcttaaagggtttgtttaGGATTAGAAAATGTGAttgtcttcttctcaggaagtgacattacatatggccatgctgcagctcagtcttatTCATTTTAGAGGATTGTGCTATCATGGTtacttatcccctattcacagaaaagaggataagtgtccaataTGCTATGGCGCAgctgggactgtaatctctggTAGAGCCCAtagcccatagaagtgaatggagcacctgtCACGCAAGtgaactggtgctccattcacaaggaagcttTTGGGGGACTTTCAGTCCCTATTCAGTTCCCCACCCAGGAGTCTGGCCCACAGCAATCAAACCCTTATTCCTTGTCCTATGGATAGCGGATATATGTCCATAACGGCACAACCAGTTTAATGGGACTAAGCtgtagcattgccatgtgaccaatggatgtgagatAACTTCCCGAGAAGAAGAACATGGTTATGAAGGGAACCAGTACTGGATTGTGGCTTTCTGGGTCACTTTTTTCTGATTTTTGATGGGCTGAGAAAGGTTGTCTGcaaccaaaaaacaaaactctTGAAATTTTTCTTTGCATGTTTTCACTCAGCAAAATAGGAGATTCAATGTAATCCTCATTACATACCTGGAGGGGGCTCATTGTGTGGATTTTCATCATCCGAGTCAGCAAACACTTCAGCCAGTTCCTGATCAGACATATCTGTGAGTTCTGTCAGATCCAGGAGATCAAAGTGCACTTCAAGAGAGGAGACGCTGCTGAGTGGTTCTACAAAGAGACAATTCAGGCCATTTTGTGTAATATGTCAGGTTTGTAAGGAAGTCACAAAAAATGACAATACTATGTCTGACTCTCATACAGATAGGGATTAGAATTTATTCAGACGTTGTCCAAGTATGGGGGTCTGATTGGTCTGTAGTGCAGTCTGAGCCTGAATAGACTTGGACTGTACACCATGAACACATGGACTGACATCAGTTCTTTTTTGTTATCTTCCATGGTTCCTGGAGGATAAAAGAAATGGTAAATATAGGCCGTGAGAACAGGACCTTAGGCTCTATTAAGATGACCAAGTATCGCTCAAATGTAgctacttacagtatatacagttccAGTCTAATGGACTAGACTCGGACTACTCACGgaccatcgatttcaatggggtCACGTACACGTCTAAGTCTGTTTTTCCACACTTACGTTGGAAATTTACATTGAAAGTATTCATCATATTCCACCTGACATCTTAGAAAGATGTTGCAGAGGGTGAAGAGATCATCTCTAGCACAAGTGGAAGACCATGAAAAGGTTGGGTTACATGTtgtcacattacaggattatAAAAAATGCATATAGAGTCCTCCAATCATATTACATGTTTGTTGTGGTACAGCGGTAGAAAATTGTGCTAGAGATACTTACGTCTTCTTTCTGTGACTTGCAGTAGGCCTGACGTAGGCGCCAGGACTCCCGTTTCCTCTTCAGCAACCAGGGGTTGTTGAGGTGCTTCTACAGTCACCTCGGCAGGAGCACTCGGGTGAGTGCCAACCTCACTCTCTGCTTCTCTGGTCTGCTCTGCACAGGAAACACAATGCAGGAATAATTCC from Leptodactylus fuscus isolate aLepFus1 chromosome 7, aLepFus1.hap2, whole genome shotgun sequence carries:
- the DBNDD1 gene encoding dysbindin domain-containing protein 1 isoform X2, translating into MEPQQGPAPSEQTREAESEVGTHPSAPAEVTVEAPQQPLVAEEETGVLAPTSGLLQVTERRQPLSSVSSLEVHFDLLDLTELTDMSDQELAEVFADSDDENPHNEPPPGLQLPPLPRAGYLRSPSWTRSRAEREKKHLSDSELQGGLLDTFLAAERSKEN
- the DBNDD1 gene encoding dysbindin domain-containing protein 1 isoform X1, which gives rise to MLPYAPSLPAQLKEGGTPDSVSGWSPSKGLLPQTREAESEVGTHPSAPAEVTVEAPQQPLVAEEETGVLAPTSGLLQVTERRQPLSSVSSLEVHFDLLDLTELTDMSDQELAEVFADSDDENPHNEPPPGLQLPPLPRAGYLRSPSWTRSRAEREKKHLSDSELQGGLLDTFLAAERSKEN